Proteins found in one Streptomyces sp. CB09001 genomic segment:
- a CDS encoding NAD-dependent epimerase/dehydratase family protein produces MGKVVLVTGVARQLGGRFVRRVLRDPGVERVIGVDAVAPEHHLGGAEFVRTDIRQSAIGRVLAQTRADTVVHLDVTGTPLGSGSRASVKETNVIGTMQLLGACQKSPTVRRLVVKSSTNVYGSAPRDPAVCTETTAPKSLPSGGFAKDAVEVEGYVRGFARRRPDVSVTVLRFANILGPAADTPLASYFGLPVLPTVFGYDPRLQFVHEDDVIEALRVCADEPSRGTLNSGTFNIAGDGVLLLSQCSRRLGRPTVPLLLPAVTWAGSLVRTLGMTDFSPEQIRLLTHGRVVDTTQMRETLGFRPKYSTAGAFTDFARGRGAGLLPPEALAGAVDRIAELSLRGSGHLPTQSAN; encoded by the coding sequence TTGGGCAAGGTCGTGCTCGTGACCGGAGTGGCCCGGCAGCTGGGCGGCCGGTTCGTCCGGCGCGTCCTGCGTGATCCCGGTGTGGAGCGGGTGATCGGCGTGGACGCCGTCGCGCCCGAGCACCATCTGGGCGGCGCGGAGTTCGTCCGGACGGACATCCGGCAGTCCGCCATCGGACGCGTGCTGGCCCAGACCCGCGCGGACACGGTCGTCCACCTGGACGTGACGGGCACGCCGCTGGGCAGCGGCAGTCGCGCCTCCGTGAAGGAGACCAACGTCATCGGCACGATGCAGCTGCTCGGCGCCTGCCAGAAGTCGCCGACGGTGCGGCGGCTGGTGGTGAAGTCCAGTACGAACGTCTACGGGTCCGCGCCGCGCGACCCGGCCGTCTGCACCGAGACCACCGCGCCCAAGTCCCTGCCCAGCGGCGGCTTCGCCAAGGACGCGGTCGAGGTCGAGGGGTATGTGCGAGGCTTCGCGCGCCGTCGTCCGGACGTCTCGGTGACCGTGCTGCGGTTCGCCAACATCCTCGGCCCGGCCGCGGACACGCCGCTCGCCTCGTACTTCGGACTGCCGGTGCTGCCCACGGTGTTCGGCTACGACCCGCGGCTGCAGTTCGTGCACGAGGACGACGTGATCGAGGCGCTGCGGGTCTGTGCGGACGAGCCGTCGCGGGGGACGCTGAACAGCGGGACCTTCAACATCGCCGGGGACGGAGTGCTGCTGCTCTCGCAGTGCTCGCGGCGCCTCGGCCGTCCCACGGTGCCGTTGCTGCTGCCGGCGGTCACCTGGGCGGGTTCGCTCGTGCGTACGCTGGGGATGACGGACTTCTCCCCCGAGCAGATCCGGCTGCTCACCCACGGTCGGGTGGTGGACACCACGCAGATGCGCGAGACGCTGGGCTTCCGGCCGAAGTACTCGACGGCCGGGGCGTTCACGGACTTCGCCCGCGGGCGCGGTGCCGGGCTGCTGCCGCCCGAGGCCCTCGCGGGGGCCGTCGACCGGATCGCGGAGCTGTCCCTGCGGGGCAGCGGTCACCTTCCGACGCAGAGCGCCAACTGA
- a CDS encoding phosphatase, with product MLTRGALRAHLVDVRLAGVVATPREVSLRSYRLFAARDPRVLIGIDPERDWGQRELLGLMAERCGVSADPRDVSGQDVIDPDRTLAALDDFAGRLAAVAGRRAPVLLGTGHPHRLLGFYVALAEALSAAGCTVLTPAQGRSVDITTRFGLRTYNLDYVRGVALVREPGAGRAGGEPGAHTHSPLPVRTALAAAAEGGGPLPELVIGDHGWVCGAGQLGFEAIGPADTDDPALFVGEAEGLVSVAVPLDDAVRSEYYRPLTRYVLNRACLSR from the coding sequence GTGCTGACCCGTGGAGCTCTTCGGGCTCATCTTGTTGATGTCCGGCTGGCCGGGGTGGTGGCGACCCCTCGGGAGGTGAGTCTGCGGAGTTACCGGCTGTTCGCCGCCCGGGATCCCCGGGTGCTGATCGGGATCGATCCGGAGCGGGACTGGGGGCAGCGGGAGCTGCTCGGGCTGATGGCGGAGAGGTGCGGGGTTTCGGCCGATCCGCGTGACGTCTCGGGGCAGGACGTGATCGACCCGGACCGGACCCTGGCGGCGCTGGACGACTTCGCCGGGCGGCTCGCGGCGGTCGCCGGACGTCGGGCCCCGGTGCTGCTCGGCACCGGGCACCCGCATCGACTGCTCGGTTTCTACGTCGCCTTGGCCGAGGCGCTGTCGGCGGCGGGATGTACTGTCCTCACCCCGGCGCAGGGTCGCTCTGTCGACATAACGACCCGGTTCGGTCTACGCACGTACAACCTCGACTACGTCCGTGGAGTCGCGTTGGTGCGGGAGCCCGGTGCCGGGCGCGCCGGTGGTGAGCCCGGCGCGCACACGCACTCGCCGCTGCCGGTTCGGACCGCGCTGGCGGCCGCGGCCGAGGGCGGCGGCCCGCTGCCCGAGTTGGTGATCGGGGACCACGGGTGGGTCTGCGGGGCAGGTCAGCTGGGGTTCGAGGCGATCGGTCCGGCCGATACGGACGATCCCGCGCTCTTCGTGGGGGAGGCCGAGGGGCTCGTGTCCGTCGCCGTTCCACTTGATGACGCTGTGCGGTCCGAGTACTACCGACCGCTTACCCGCTACGTACTCAATCGGGCGTGTCTGTCACGGTAG
- the trpS gene encoding tryptophan--tRNA ligase, whose amino-acid sequence MTRVFSGVKPTGHLTLGNYLGAMRRWAAVDQHRSDALFCVVDLHALTVDHDPARVRRLSRQAASLLLAAGLDPELCTVFVQSHVDEHARLSYVLECVATDGEMRRMIQYKEKAARERVRGGSVRLSLLTYPVLMAADILAYGTDEVPVGEDQTQHVELARDLAVRFNQRYGHTFVVPRATSPAVAARVMNLQEPASKMGKSDDTGPGIVYLLDEPDVVRKKVMRAVTDSGRDVVYDREERAGLANLLEILAACTGGDPAELADGYDSYGALKKDTAEAVVETLRPVRERHSELSADPGYVDGVLREGAEKARAMARPSVDAAYRAIGLLPPVNAAR is encoded by the coding sequence ATGACACGGGTCTTCAGTGGGGTCAAGCCGACCGGGCACCTGACGCTGGGGAACTACCTGGGCGCCATGCGGCGGTGGGCCGCGGTGGACCAGCACCGGTCCGACGCGCTGTTCTGCGTCGTCGACCTGCACGCGCTGACCGTGGATCACGATCCGGCGCGGGTGCGCAGACTCAGCCGGCAGGCGGCGTCGCTGTTGCTGGCGGCGGGGCTGGACCCCGAGCTGTGCACCGTGTTCGTGCAGAGTCACGTGGACGAGCACGCCCGGCTGTCGTACGTACTGGAGTGCGTGGCGACCGACGGGGAGATGCGGCGGATGATCCAGTACAAGGAGAAGGCCGCGCGGGAGCGGGTCCGGGGCGGGAGTGTGCGGCTGTCGTTGCTCACGTATCCCGTGCTGATGGCGGCCGACATCCTGGCCTACGGGACGGACGAGGTGCCGGTCGGGGAGGACCAGACGCAGCATGTCGAGCTGGCGCGGGATCTCGCGGTCCGGTTCAACCAGCGGTACGGGCACACGTTCGTGGTGCCGCGGGCGACCAGTCCGGCGGTGGCGGCTCGGGTGATGAATCTGCAGGAGCCCGCGTCGAAGATGGGGAAGAGCGACGACACCGGGCCGGGGATCGTCTATCTGCTGGACGAGCCGGACGTGGTGCGGAAGAAGGTCATGCGGGCCGTGACCGACAGCGGGCGTGACGTGGTGTACGACCGGGAGGAGCGGGCCGGGCTCGCCAATCTGCTGGAGATCCTCGCCGCCTGCACCGGCGGGGACCCCGCGGAGCTGGCGGACGGGTACGACTCGTACGGCGCGCTGAAGAAGGACACCGCGGAGGCGGTCGTCGAGACGCTGCGGCCCGTGCGGGAGCGGCACAGCGAACTGTCCGCGGATCCCGGCTACGTGGACGGCGTGCTCCGGGAGGGGGCCGAGAAGGCCCGGGCGATGGCACGGCCGTCCGTGGACGCGGCCTACCGGGCGATCGGGCTGCTGCCCCCGGTGAACGCGGCCCGGTAG
- a CDS encoding lysophospholipid acyltransferase family protein has product MADAKVIPFDDDRSRGSRGAGSRRRGSSPESTPVGEGPVGDVQPLPVRGAAAQDPGPGPDESPEPRPAAGDGDDRDGGLERRVAAGLSFLRRRLTGDYEVDDFGYDAELTDQVLMSLLRPVYEKYFRVEVKGVENIPAEGGALIVANHSGTLPLDGLMMQVAVHDHHPADRHLRLLAADLVFVLPVVNELARKLGHTLACAEDAERLLGQGELVGVMPEGFKGIGKPFGERYKLQRFGRGGFVSTALRQGAPIVPCSIVGAEEIYPMIGNSKTLARLLGFPYFPLTPTFPWLGPLGAVPLPTKWTIQFGEPIPTDGYAPEAAEDPVLMFNLTDQVREQIQHTLYKLLVQRRSVFF; this is encoded by the coding sequence ATGGCGGACGCCAAGGTCATTCCGTTCGACGACGACCGGTCGCGGGGGAGCCGCGGCGCGGGGAGCCGGCGCAGGGGCAGCTCGCCGGAGTCCACGCCGGTGGGTGAGGGACCGGTGGGCGACGTGCAGCCGCTGCCCGTACGGGGAGCCGCCGCGCAGGACCCCGGACCCGGGCCGGACGAGTCGCCCGAGCCGCGGCCGGCGGCCGGCGACGGCGACGACCGGGACGGCGGCCTGGAGCGGCGCGTCGCGGCCGGCCTGTCCTTCCTGCGCCGGCGGCTCACCGGCGACTACGAGGTCGACGACTTCGGCTACGACGCCGAGCTGACCGACCAGGTGCTGATGTCCCTGCTGCGCCCCGTGTACGAGAAGTACTTCCGGGTCGAGGTGAAGGGCGTGGAGAACATCCCGGCCGAGGGCGGTGCGCTGATCGTCGCCAACCACTCCGGGACGCTGCCGCTCGACGGACTGATGATGCAGGTCGCCGTGCACGACCACCATCCGGCCGACCGGCACCTGCGGCTGCTGGCGGCGGACCTGGTGTTCGTGCTGCCGGTGGTCAACGAGCTGGCGCGCAAGCTCGGGCACACGCTGGCCTGCGCGGAGGACGCCGAACGACTGCTCGGCCAGGGCGAGCTGGTCGGGGTGATGCCGGAGGGCTTCAAGGGCATCGGCAAGCCGTTCGGCGAGCGCTACAAGCTCCAGCGGTTCGGGCGGGGCGGCTTCGTCTCCACGGCGCTGCGGCAGGGGGCGCCGATCGTTCCGTGCTCGATCGTCGGGGCGGAGGAGATCTATCCGATGATCGGCAACTCCAAGACCCTGGCGCGGCTGCTGGGCTTCCCGTACTTCCCGCTCACGCCGACCTTCCCGTGGCTGGGGCCGCTGGGCGCGGTGCCGTTGCCGACGAAGTGGACGATCCAGTTCGGTGAGCCGATCCCGACGGACGGCTACGCGCCGGAGGCGGCCGAGGATCCGGTGCTGATGTTCAACCTGACCGACCAGGTGAGAGAGCAGATCCAGCACACGCTCTACAAACTGCTGGTGCAGCGGAGGTCGGTGTTCTTCTGA
- a CDS encoding MFS transporter, producing the protein MTDVLRRGRASLAFGFFAQGVAFALLVTRIPAIQDRYGVSDALLPVFLAAVPILAGVGSVASERLVRRVRPSRLLRWSQPVVLLALLGVGAGDRVAVLAVALAVFGLAVGALDASMNMLGVSLQRAYGRSIMLGFHAAYSLGGILGASLAWAGAHWDLALWVSYLPVVVLLLPAALVGSRWYVDGDREGAQGVGTGGGTGGGGVGAGVGFKVLLPLCLVMTFAYIGDSTVSNWSAKYLQDVLGSSEQLATVPYNVYMVTTLVGRALGDFGVRRFGAVAVVRGGAVVAAGGFAVVASAPGAWVGMLGFTLLGLGLCVLVPQTFAAAGRLAAQKDGRPGASDAAVARLNVFNYVGFLIGSPLVGALGDAWSYRGAMLVPMVLVLVTVVYAGSFEGQPDRYGGGHERPRTADVGRGSNGL; encoded by the coding sequence ATGACTGATGTGCTGCGGCGCGGCAGGGCCTCGCTCGCGTTCGGCTTCTTCGCCCAGGGTGTCGCCTTCGCCCTGCTGGTGACGCGTATCCCGGCCATCCAGGACCGGTACGGCGTCTCCGACGCGCTGCTGCCCGTCTTCCTCGCCGCGGTGCCGATCCTGGCCGGGGTCGGGAGCGTGGCGAGCGAGCGCCTGGTGCGGCGGGTGCGGCCGAGCCGGCTGCTGCGCTGGTCCCAGCCGGTGGTGCTGCTGGCGCTGCTCGGCGTCGGGGCGGGGGACCGGGTGGCGGTACTGGCCGTCGCCCTGGCCGTCTTCGGGCTGGCCGTGGGCGCGCTGGACGCGTCGATGAACATGCTCGGGGTGAGCCTGCAACGGGCGTACGGGCGCAGCATCATGCTCGGGTTTCACGCCGCGTACAGCCTGGGCGGGATTCTGGGGGCCTCGCTGGCCTGGGCGGGGGCGCACTGGGATCTGGCGCTGTGGGTGTCGTATCTGCCGGTGGTGGTGCTGCTGTTGCCGGCGGCGCTGGTGGGGAGCCGGTGGTACGTCGACGGGGACCGCGAGGGTGCGCAGGGCGTGGGCACCGGTGGGGGCACGGGCGGGGGCGGAGTCGGCGCGGGTGTCGGCTTCAAGGTGCTGCTGCCGCTGTGTCTGGTGATGACGTTCGCGTACATCGGGGACTCGACCGTCTCCAACTGGAGCGCGAAGTACCTCCAGGACGTGCTGGGGAGTTCGGAGCAGCTGGCCACCGTGCCGTACAACGTCTACATGGTGACCACGCTGGTGGGGCGGGCCCTCGGGGACTTCGGGGTGCGGCGCTTCGGGGCCGTGGCGGTGGTGCGGGGCGGGGCGGTCGTCGCGGCGGGCGGGTTCGCCGTGGTGGCCTCGGCGCCGGGGGCCTGGGTGGGGATGCTGGGATTCACGCTGCTGGGTCTTGGGCTGTGTGTGCTGGTGCCGCAGACGTTCGCGGCGGCGGGGCGGCTGGCGGCGCAGAAGGACGGTCGTCCGGGGGCTTCCGATGCGGCGGTGGCGCGGCTGAACGTCTTCAACTACGTCGGTTTCCTGATCGGTTCGCCGTTGGTGGGCGCGCTCGGGGACGCCTGGAGCTATCGCGGGGCGATGCTCGTGCCGATGGTGTTGGTGCTGGTGACGGTCGTGTACGCCGGATCGTTCGAGGGTCAACCGGACCGATACGGTGGCGGGCATGAGCGGCCGCGCACAGCTGATGTGGGACGAGGCAGTAACGGGCTATGA
- a CDS encoding cysteine hydrolase family protein: protein MDIAENAALVIVDVQKGFEEVDFWGTRNNPGADDRIAALIDAWQSTGRPVVFVRHDSVKAGSPLRQGYEGNGFKEYVEQRRGKGGGAELLVTKSVNSAFLGAPDLGAWLRAAGVRQLVLAGIQTNMCVETTARMGGNLGYEVVVPLDATYTFDLEGPFGWRQSADELARASAVSLHGGGFARVVTTEEVLAGC, encoded by the coding sequence ATGGACATCGCTGAGAACGCAGCACTGGTGATCGTGGACGTGCAGAAGGGCTTCGAGGAGGTCGACTTCTGGGGTACGCGCAACAACCCGGGGGCGGACGACCGCATCGCCGCGCTCATCGACGCGTGGCAGTCGACCGGGCGGCCGGTCGTCTTCGTACGGCACGACTCGGTGAAGGCCGGGTCGCCGTTGCGGCAGGGGTACGAGGGCAACGGGTTCAAGGAGTACGTGGAGCAGCGGCGCGGGAAGGGGGGCGGGGCCGAGCTGCTGGTCACGAAGAGCGTCAACTCGGCGTTCCTCGGTGCGCCGGACCTGGGCGCCTGGCTGCGGGCGGCGGGTGTCCGGCAGCTCGTGCTGGCCGGGATCCAGACGAACATGTGTGTCGAGACGACGGCGCGGATGGGCGGGAACCTCGGGTACGAGGTGGTGGTCCCGTTGGACGCGACGTACACCTTCGACCTGGAGGGACCCTTCGGCTGGCGGCAGAGCGCGGACGAGCTGGCGCGGGCGTCGGCGGTGTCGCTGCACGGGGGCGGGTTCGCGCGGGTGGTGACGACGGAGGAGGTGCTGGCCGGGTGCTGA
- a CDS encoding HAD family hydrolase has protein sequence MRYDLVIFDNDGVLVDSEPISNRLLAGYLTELGHPTSYEDSLRDYMGAAMHRVHDLVLERTGRRLPVDFDDVFHGRVFAAFERELKPVPGAVGVLEKLAADGVAYCVASSGSHERIRVGHRKTGLDRWFDDERIFSSQDVGRGKPAPDLFLHAAARMGVAPERCVVVEDSPLGVRAAVAAGMDVYGFTAMTPAEKLDGVTRLFADMGELADLVRG, from the coding sequence ATGCGCTACGACCTGGTTATCTTCGACAACGACGGTGTTCTCGTCGACAGCGAGCCGATCTCCAATCGGCTGCTGGCCGGCTACCTCACCGAGCTGGGACACCCGACGTCCTACGAGGACTCGCTGCGGGACTACATGGGTGCCGCGATGCACCGCGTACACGACCTCGTCCTGGAGCGGACCGGGCGGCGGCTGCCCGTGGACTTCGACGACGTGTTCCACGGGAGGGTGTTCGCCGCCTTCGAGCGGGAGCTGAAGCCCGTCCCCGGAGCCGTCGGTGTGCTGGAGAAGCTCGCCGCGGACGGGGTGGCGTACTGCGTGGCCTCCTCCGGGAGTCATGAGCGGATTCGGGTGGGGCACCGGAAGACCGGGCTTGACCGGTGGTTCGACGACGAGCGGATCTTCAGTTCCCAGGACGTGGGGCGAGGGAAGCCGGCCCCGGACCTGTTCCTGCACGCGGCCGCGCGGATGGGCGTGGCGCCGGAGCGGTGCGTCGTGGTCGAGGACAGTCCGCTCGGTGTGCGGGCCGCCGTCGCGGCCGGGATGGACGTGTACGGGTTCACCGCGATGACGCCCGCCGAGAAGCTCGACGGAGTCACTCGGCTCTTCGCGGACATGGGGGAGTTGGCCGACCTGGTGCGCGGCTGA
- a CDS encoding helix-turn-helix domain-containing protein: protein MAGAAGAVRAVRAVRAVRAAASPYRVALVAFPGIRAFDVAVITEVWGTDRTDRGAPAFDLRRVAADGTTAVPMRGGLALHPDRPLDWLTEADLVVVPGLDDHLTPAPAPVLAALRHVHARGTTVAALCGGAFTLAQAGLLDGRRAITHWRLLDLLRTRHPRVTVVPDALFIEDDNIWTAAGTAAGIDLCLHLVRLAHGAEAAATIARSMVTAPFRTGTQAQFIEHPTHDADRDADALATVREHALRHLHEPLTVADLAARAGMSPRSFARHFAAATGTTPLRWLLDQRIAAAQKLLERTDLLMPEVARRAGFGSEVMMRQHFAARLATSPRAYRAAFTGGSSPIAR, encoded by the coding sequence ATGGCAGGAGCAGCAGGAGCGGTACGTGCAGTACGAGCAGTACGAGCAGTACGAGCGGCAGCGTCTCCCTACCGCGTGGCCCTCGTCGCCTTCCCCGGCATCCGGGCCTTCGACGTCGCCGTCATCACCGAGGTCTGGGGCACCGACCGCACCGACCGCGGTGCCCCCGCCTTCGACCTGCGCCGCGTCGCCGCCGACGGCACCACCGCCGTCCCGATGCGCGGCGGCCTCGCCCTCCACCCCGACCGTCCCCTCGACTGGCTGACGGAAGCCGACCTCGTCGTCGTCCCCGGTCTCGACGACCACCTCACCCCAGCCCCCGCCCCGGTCCTCGCCGCCCTCCGTCACGTCCACGCCCGCGGCACCACCGTCGCCGCCCTGTGCGGAGGCGCCTTCACCCTCGCCCAGGCCGGGCTGCTCGACGGCCGCCGCGCCATCACGCACTGGCGCCTGCTCGACCTCCTGCGCACCCGTCACCCCCGGGTCACCGTCGTCCCGGACGCGCTCTTCATCGAGGACGACAACATCTGGACCGCCGCCGGCACAGCAGCCGGCATCGACCTCTGCCTCCACCTGGTCCGCCTGGCCCACGGCGCCGAAGCCGCCGCCACCATCGCCCGCTCGATGGTCACCGCACCCTTCCGCACCGGCACCCAGGCCCAGTTCATCGAGCACCCCACCCATGACGCGGACCGCGACGCCGACGCCCTCGCCACCGTCCGCGAACACGCCCTGCGCCACCTCCACGAGCCCCTCACCGTCGCCGACCTGGCCGCCCGCGCCGGCATGTCCCCGCGCTCCTTCGCCCGCCACTTCGCGGCGGCCACCGGCACCACGCCGCTGCGCTGGCTCCTGGACCAGCGCATCGCCGCGGCCCAGAAGCTCCTCGAACGCACCGACCTGCTCATGCCCGAGGTAGCCCGCCGGGCGGGCTTCGGCAGCGAGGTCATGATGCGCCAGCACTTCGCAGCACGCCTCGCCACCAGCCCCCGCGCCTACCGGGCCGCGTTCACCGGGGGCAGCAGCCCGATCGCCCGGTAG
- the proC gene encoding pyrroline-5-carboxylate reductase, with translation MTQKVAVLGTGKIGEALLSGMIGAGWAPADLLVTTRRRERADELRARHGVTPVTNAEAAKTADTLILTVKPQDMGTLLDELAPHVPADRLVISGAAGIPTSFFEERLAPGTPVVRVMTNTPALVDEAMSVISAGTHATAAHLTHTEEIFGAVGKTLRVPESQQDACTALSGSGPAYFFYLVEAMTDAGILLGLPRDKAHDLIVQSAIGAAKMLRDSGEHPVKLRENVTSPAGTTINAIRELENHGVRAALIAALEAARDRSRELASGSKD, from the coding sequence ATGACCCAGAAAGTCGCAGTCCTCGGCACCGGCAAGATCGGCGAAGCCCTGCTCAGCGGCATGATCGGAGCCGGCTGGGCCCCCGCCGACCTCCTGGTCACCACCCGCCGCCGGGAACGGGCGGACGAACTCCGCGCCCGCCACGGCGTCACCCCGGTCACCAACGCCGAGGCCGCCAAGACCGCCGACACCCTGATCCTCACGGTCAAGCCGCAGGACATGGGCACCCTCCTCGACGAACTCGCCCCGCACGTCCCGGCCGACCGCCTGGTCATCAGCGGCGCGGCAGGCATCCCCACCTCCTTCTTCGAGGAACGCCTCGCCCCCGGCACCCCGGTCGTCCGGGTCATGACGAACACCCCGGCCCTCGTCGACGAGGCCATGTCCGTCATCTCGGCCGGCACCCACGCGACCGCCGCCCACCTGACCCACACCGAGGAGATCTTCGGCGCCGTCGGCAAGACCCTCCGCGTCCCCGAGTCCCAGCAGGACGCCTGCACCGCCCTCTCCGGCTCGGGACCGGCGTACTTCTTCTACCTGGTCGAGGCCATGACCGACGCCGGCATCCTCCTCGGCCTGCCCCGCGACAAGGCCCACGACCTGATCGTCCAGTCCGCGATCGGCGCGGCGAAGATGCTCCGCGACAGCGGCGAACACCCGGTCAAGCTCCGCGAGAACGTCACGTCCCCCGCCGGCACCACCATCAACGCGATCCGCGAACTGGAGAACCACGGCGTCCGCGCCGCCCTCATCGCCGCCCTCGAAGCCGCCCGCGACCGCAGCCGCGAACTGGCCTCCGGCAGCAAGGACTGA
- a CDS encoding helix-turn-helix domain-containing protein, with amino-acid sequence MAAAGERPLNEVQFLTVAEVASVMRVSKMTVYRLVHSGHLPAIRVGRSFRVPEQAVHEYLRESYVGVETA; translated from the coding sequence ATGGCTGCAGCTGGCGAAAGGCCTCTGAACGAGGTTCAGTTCCTTACCGTGGCGGAGGTCGCCTCGGTGATGCGCGTGTCCAAGATGACCGTGTACCGGTTGGTGCACAGCGGTCATCTGCCCGCGATCCGGGTGGGACGGTCGTTCCGCGTCCCGGAGCAAGCGGTTCACGAGTACCTCCGCGAGAGCTACGTGGGGGTGGAAACGGCCTGA
- a CDS encoding AURKAIP1/COX24 domain-containing protein, with protein MGSVIKKRRKRMAKKKHRKLLKRTRVQRRNKK; from the coding sequence GTGGGCTCTGTAATCAAGAAGCGGCGCAAGCGGATGGCCAAGAAGAAGCACCGCAAGCTGCTGAAGCGCACGCGCGTTCAGCGTCGCAACAAGAAGTAA
- a CDS encoding acetoin utilization protein AcuC, translating into MSGRAQLMWDEAVTGYDFGPEHPMDPVRLALTRSLVGALGLDREVEVVAARPAGESTLRLVHREDYIDAVRAASADPRSADGSYGLGTVDDPAFAGMHEVSALIAGQSVGAAEAVWRGDAPHAVNFAGGLHHAMPGAASGFCVYNDAALAIARLLELGAERVAYVDVDVHHGDGVQAAFWEDPRVLTVSLHEHPATLFPQTGWPEETGADCAEGSAVNVALPAGTGDAGWLRAFHAVVPEVLAEFRPQVLVTQHGADTHFEDPLAHLAVSLDAQRAVQVACHELAHEYAGGRWVALGGGGYAVVEVVPRSWAHLVGVAAGRPVEPETVIPEGWRQEVYARTRQLGPMRMTDGRWPVSYASWEAGYDPADRLDQAVRAARRAVFPLRGLLA; encoded by the coding sequence ATGAGCGGCCGCGCACAGCTGATGTGGGACGAGGCAGTAACGGGCTATGACTTTGGACCGGAGCATCCGATGGACCCGGTCCGGCTCGCCCTGACCCGGAGTCTGGTCGGTGCCCTCGGGCTCGACCGGGAGGTGGAGGTCGTCGCGGCGCGGCCGGCCGGGGAGTCGACGCTGCGGCTCGTCCACCGGGAGGACTACATCGACGCGGTGCGGGCGGCGTCGGCGGATCCGCGGTCGGCGGACGGTTCGTACGGGCTCGGGACGGTCGACGACCCGGCCTTCGCGGGGATGCACGAGGTGTCCGCGCTGATCGCCGGGCAGTCGGTGGGGGCGGCGGAGGCGGTGTGGCGCGGGGACGCGCCGCACGCGGTGAACTTCGCGGGCGGGCTGCACCACGCGATGCCGGGGGCGGCGTCCGGGTTCTGCGTGTACAACGACGCGGCGCTGGCGATCGCCCGGCTGCTGGAGCTGGGCGCCGAGCGGGTCGCGTACGTGGATGTCGACGTGCATCACGGGGACGGAGTGCAGGCGGCGTTCTGGGAGGATCCGCGGGTTCTGACGGTGTCGCTGCACGAGCATCCGGCGACGCTGTTCCCGCAGACCGGGTGGCCGGAGGAGACGGGGGCGGACTGCGCCGAGGGGTCGGCCGTGAACGTGGCGCTGCCGGCGGGGACCGGGGACGCGGGGTGGCTGCGGGCGTTCCACGCGGTGGTGCCGGAGGTCCTCGCGGAGTTCCGGCCGCAGGTGCTGGTGACGCAGCACGGGGCCGACACGCACTTCGAGGATCCGCTGGCGCATCTGGCGGTGTCACTGGACGCGCAGCGGGCGGTGCAGGTGGCCTGTCACGAGCTGGCGCACGAGTACGCCGGGGGGCGGTGGGTGGCCCTCGGGGGCGGCGGGTACGCCGTGGTGGAGGTCGTGCCGCGGTCGTGGGCGCATCTGGTGGGTGTCGCGGCGGGGCGGCCGGTGGAGCCGGAGACGGTGATTCCGGAGGGGTGGCGGCAGGAGGTGTACGCGCGGACGAGGCAGCTGGGGCCGATGCGGATGACCGACGGGCGGTGGCCGGTGTCGTACGCCTCGTGGGAGGCGGGGTACGACCCCGCGGATCGGTTGGACCAGGCGGTGCGGGCGGCTCGGCGGGCGGTGTTTCCGCTGCGGGGGTTGTTGGCGTAG